ATCTTGCATCTGACAAGGCGGTGGTCCAACCAGCATACTGCGCCTCTCATGCAGcgggtgatgtgtgtgtctttttggtCACGCTGTCTGACGATCACATATTCTGACATGTGCCACTGTTTGGACCGTCGCACAAAGGGTGAGCAGCAGTAGGCCGTTGGAGTTACACTTTACAGTGCCGTGGCGGCCGATAACTTTGGGCCAGGTGTTGTGTTCCTTTCCTACTCGGGCGTTGACGTCACCCATGATGATGAGTTTGTCTTTTCTGTTTGTAGTAGAGATGAGGTTGTTGAGTTCATCGTGAAAAGCTTCCTTTTCGTCGtctgtgtttgtcattgtaGGAGCGTACAATCTGATGATAGTCACGAACGAGTCCTTAGACTGTCTTGCCAGTTTGCTGCGGATGGCAAAGCCAACGCATGAGGTTCTTGGGGTACCTTCCGGCTTCCCTATGCAGTAGAAGGTGTAGCCACCGCCAACTTCTTCAAGCTGGGTCTCGCCAGCAAACCACGTTTCACTGAGGGCAGCGGTGTCAATCTGGTACCTGTCCAGCATCCTGGCAACCAGGGCTGTGCGTCGTTCTGGTCTGTCATCTCGGTCCAGCAAG
This region of Littorina saxatilis isolate snail1 linkage group LG8, US_GU_Lsax_2.0, whole genome shotgun sequence genomic DNA includes:
- the LOC138974555 gene encoding craniofacial development protein 2-like translates to MTRGAWNVRTLLDRDDRPERRTALVARMLDRYQIDTAALSETWFAGETQLEEVGGGYTFYCIGKPEGTPRTSCVGFAIRSKLARQSKDSFVTIIRLYAPTMTNTDDEKEAFHDELNNLISTTNRKDKLIIMGDVNARVGKEHNTWPKVIGRHGTVKCNSNGLLLLTLCATVQTVAHVRICDRQTA